The nucleotide window TGGCGAGCAGGCGCAGGTGCTGGACGCGATAGTCGCGGCTCACCGCGGCGAGCAGGGAGCTGCCGTCCGCGCCGCTGCCCTGCGAGATGGCCAGGAAGTTCGCGTGCTGCTGACGCCCGGCGAGGAACGGCGTGATTCCCACCCCCAGCGTCCTGCTCAACGGGTAGGCCCAGCTCACGCCGGCCCACAGCTCCTTCACGCCGTGCTCCAACCGCACGTCGGAGGAGAGGTGCTCCAGCCCCTGGATGCCCAGCAGGTTGCTGCCGGAGAAGTCGTCACGACGCGTGAGCAGCGTCTCGAAGCCTTGGCGCGTCAAGAGCGCGTAGCCCATGCGCGCGCGTCCCAGCCACTTGAAGCGCAGGGGCCCCGCGATGAAGGCGGGCAGCGCGTCGAAGCGCGACGTCGTCAAATCCCGGCCGGGCCCCAGGCCGTTGACCAGCGCCAGGCGCGAGTACTCGAAGACGTTCCCCGTCAGCTCCAGCTCCAGGTTGCTGACGAGCACCAGCGCGCCGGGGTTGTAGTAGACGGCGCTGATGTCCGCGGGGTCTCCCAGCAGCGCGCCGCCGAGCAGCCACGCGCGGTTGCCGAACTGCCGCGTCCAGTAGTGCGCGTCCTGCGCCCACACGGGGCTCGCGAGGAGGAAGGCGATGAGCAGCCACCCACCGCGCCATCGCGTCTTCATCCGAACACGCCCCGAGGTCCGCTCCCCGAAGGGGAGACAAGGCCCGCGAGCATGCGGTCCCCCTGGGCCCGGGCCCATGGCCCCCGGGTCCCACGCACCTGTCATCCAGCGGGGCTCAGCCCTTCTTCGCGGCGGCGCGGCCCTTGCGCGCACTCCCTCGCGCCGGCGTGGCCGAGGGCGCGGGACCGGTCGTGGGAGAGGTCGGCTCCTCGCCCTCCGCCGTCTTCACGCGGCGCTTGAGTCGGCGAGGAGGCAAGAGGTCCGGCTCCCCCGGCACCTTCTGCGCGAGGAAGATGGCGGCATCCAGCTTGTAGAACGTCCTCGCCCGGTACCACGCCAGCGCGGACTCGTTGTTCTCCGCCACCTCCAGCACCAGGTGCGTGCAGCCTCGCGTGCGAGCCAGGTGCTGGAGTTGATCCAACATGAAGCTGCCCACGCCGCGGCCCTGGTAGTCCGGGTGCACCGCGAGCTCCTCCACGAAGAGGGGCCGCATGCC belongs to Myxococcus fulvus and includes:
- a CDS encoding GNAT family N-acetyltransferase produces the protein MTKVAPQQSLEVRVRRIHRRDLNRTWEFLKLVFRDVNRETVEYQRPRSKRRFMEVYTSEWIEQLLYEVDGEIVGYSECAFEATGDDNWVNPRWFEKRGMRPLFVEELAVHPDYQGRGVGSFMLDQLQHLARTRGCTHLVLEVAENNESALAWYRARTFYKLDAAIFLAQKVPGEPDLLPPRRLKRRVKTAEGEEPTSPTTGPAPSATPARGSARKGRAAAKKG